One region of Vibrio sp. FE10 genomic DNA includes:
- the nhaD gene encoding sodium:proton antiporter NhaD, with the protein MLGIQLSVVLSFLFFSTVAGAATAQLGEPLKLTNSFVGYLSLTIFVVAYIVVMMEEYLKLRKSKPVLLAAGLIWIIIGFTYQEYNLTEVAKQALEHNLLEYAELLLFLLVAMTYISAMEERRLFDALQAWMVGKGFNFRSLFWLTGILAFFISPIADNLTTALLMCAVVLKVAGSNPKFVNLACVNIVIAANAGGAFSPFGDITTLMVWQAGYVSFSEFLPLFIPSVMNYVVPALIMSYFVPTSQPDTVHQHIELKRGARRIVFLFIMTIATAVAFHAVIHFPPVMGMMMGLAYLQFFGYYLRKTLPNSLAKKKAVAIANNDEGALKRLGSVVPFDVFRRVSHAEWDTLLFFYGVVMCVGGLSLLGYLELASGVMYSQWDPIWANIMVGILSAIVDNIPVMFAVLSMEPQMSIGNWLLITLTAGVGGSLLSIGSAAGVALMGAAHGKYTFFGHLKWMPVIMIGYVVSIAAHLWLNGDLF; encoded by the coding sequence ATGCTAGGTATCCAGCTTTCAGTTGTTCTCTCTTTCTTGTTTTTTTCTACTGTGGCGGGCGCTGCTACTGCTCAGTTGGGAGAACCTCTCAAGCTCACCAATTCATTTGTTGGATATCTATCCCTCACCATTTTCGTTGTCGCCTACATCGTCGTGATGATGGAAGAATACCTAAAGCTCCGAAAATCCAAGCCGGTTTTACTTGCTGCTGGTCTCATTTGGATCATCATCGGCTTCACCTACCAAGAATACAACCTCACTGAGGTAGCGAAACAAGCACTCGAACACAACCTACTCGAATACGCTGAATTACTGCTTTTCCTATTGGTCGCGATGACGTACATCAGCGCTATGGAAGAAAGAAGACTATTTGATGCGCTTCAAGCTTGGATGGTAGGTAAAGGCTTTAACTTCCGATCTCTTTTTTGGTTAACCGGTATTCTGGCCTTCTTTATCTCGCCGATCGCCGACAACCTCACCACCGCTTTATTAATGTGTGCCGTGGTTCTCAAGGTAGCAGGCTCCAATCCAAAATTCGTAAACCTTGCCTGTGTGAATATAGTGATTGCGGCCAATGCTGGCGGCGCATTCAGTCCATTCGGGGACATCACAACGCTGATGGTATGGCAGGCAGGCTACGTCAGTTTTAGCGAGTTTCTTCCCCTATTTATCCCCTCAGTCATGAACTACGTTGTTCCAGCCTTGATCATGTCTTACTTTGTTCCGACATCTCAACCCGATACGGTTCACCAACATATCGAGCTAAAACGTGGGGCGAGAAGGATCGTATTTTTGTTCATCATGACGATTGCCACAGCGGTTGCTTTCCACGCCGTGATTCACTTCCCTCCGGTGATGGGCATGATGATGGGGCTCGCCTATCTGCAGTTCTTTGGATACTACTTACGTAAGACCTTGCCCAATTCACTCGCTAAGAAAAAAGCGGTGGCGATTGCTAATAACGACGAGGGGGCACTTAAGCGATTAGGCTCGGTGGTGCCATTTGATGTATTTCGAAGAGTGTCGCATGCCGAATGGGACACGTTATTGTTCTTCTACGGGGTTGTAATGTGTGTGGGTGGTTTAAGTCTGCTTGGGTATTTGGAACTCGCTTCTGGGGTGATGTACAGCCAATGGGATCCAATTTGGGCCAACATCATGGTGGGGATCTTGTCTGCGATTGTCGATAACATTCCTGTTATGTTTGCGGTGTTATCAATGGAGCCTCAAATGTCGATAGGTAACTGGTTGTTAATTACCTTAACGGCAGGTGTGGGCGGTAGCTTATTGTCGATTGGTAGCGCAGCGGGCGTGGCATTAATGGGGGCGGCACACGGCAAATACACCTTCTTTGGTCACCTAAAATGGATGCCAGTGATCATGATTGGTTACGTTGTGAGTATTGCGGCACACCTTTGGTTGAACGGTGATCTTTTTTAA
- a CDS encoding methylated-DNA--[protein]-cysteine S-methyltransferase — protein MANRFTYYESPLGTVTLQANDEGLLGLWFEIYTTKPDELGVRDDSFPIFELVADQLNRYFSGEAIQFSVPIAAKGTPFQHSVWQALMTIPYGETWSYAQLADAIGNPKAVRAVGLANGKNPVSVIVPCHRVIGKNGKLTGYAGGVERKQRLLVIEGREED, from the coding sequence ATGGCTAACCGTTTTACTTATTATGAGAGCCCATTGGGCACGGTGACTTTACAGGCGAACGATGAAGGGTTGCTAGGTCTTTGGTTTGAAATATATACCACCAAGCCTGATGAATTAGGTGTTCGAGATGATAGCTTTCCGATCTTTGAATTGGTTGCCGACCAGCTCAATCGCTATTTTTCTGGTGAGGCTATCCAATTTTCTGTGCCGATCGCCGCAAAGGGCACGCCATTTCAGCACTCGGTTTGGCAAGCGCTCATGACGATTCCTTATGGAGAAACATGGAGCTATGCGCAATTGGCGGACGCGATTGGTAATCCAAAGGCCGTTCGTGCCGTTGGTTTAGCCAATGGTAAAAATCCGGTATCAGTGATTGTGCCGTGCCATCGAGTTATTGGTAAAAATGGCAAATTGACTGGATATGCGGGCGGCGTAGAACGCAAACAACGCTTGTTGGTTATTGAGGGAAGAGAAGAAGATTAA
- a CDS encoding AlkA N-terminal domain-containing protein, translating into MSKNIHHNSTLTSEQCHLARYARDARFDGMFFTAVKTTGIFCRPICPASPPKEENVEYFSHQAQALKAGYRPCLRCRPDSAPFSPAWKGVETTFLRALQLIDNGALNSGSIVDLATRLGISDRYLRTLFDNYIGVSPKQYSLYSQLMFAKQLLHTSSMSITDVGFASGFNSTRRFNDAFQKELQLSPSQIRRAKPNNNLSNHIQLSFHGPLDWSHLLGFYRRRMIEGLEEVGEDYYQRTVNVNGSKGWFKATLVKENCLDIEFELDDMSQLRSLIANIRRMFDLDVDISKVEAFFTTIDPNLVAKSGIRIPGVWSAWEAGVRAILGQQVSVTAAIGQLNLLVRELSGSDEKTYFPTPKQIADADVSFLRMPGSRKETLKRFAEYMVDNESEHPSKWIDLKGIGPWTIQYALLRGLSEPNHLLVGDLVVKKFIEHRPAINAESVSPWGSYATFHCWNQS; encoded by the coding sequence ATGTCGAAAAACATTCATCACAACAGTACATTAACGAGTGAACAGTGCCATCTAGCTCGTTATGCACGAGACGCTCGTTTTGATGGGATGTTTTTTACTGCGGTGAAAACCACGGGCATTTTTTGTCGACCTATTTGCCCAGCAAGCCCACCCAAAGAAGAAAATGTCGAATATTTTTCTCATCAAGCTCAGGCTTTGAAAGCGGGTTATCGTCCTTGCTTACGTTGTCGCCCAGACAGCGCACCTTTCTCTCCAGCATGGAAAGGGGTTGAGACTACCTTTCTGCGAGCTTTGCAGTTAATCGATAATGGCGCACTGAATTCAGGATCGATTGTCGACCTTGCTACTCGATTAGGCATTTCAGATCGTTATCTACGAACCCTATTCGACAATTACATCGGGGTGTCACCGAAGCAATATAGTCTTTATAGCCAATTGATGTTTGCCAAGCAGTTACTGCATACCAGCAGCATGAGTATTACCGATGTGGGTTTTGCGAGTGGGTTTAACAGCACGCGCCGCTTCAATGATGCTTTCCAAAAAGAATTGCAGCTTTCGCCAAGCCAAATCCGAAGAGCTAAGCCAAATAACAACCTAAGTAATCATATCCAGTTAAGTTTTCATGGCCCGTTGGATTGGAGTCATTTGTTGGGTTTTTATCGACGACGAATGATTGAAGGCTTAGAAGAGGTGGGTGAAGACTATTACCAGCGCACAGTGAACGTGAACGGTTCAAAAGGCTGGTTCAAGGCCACTTTAGTCAAAGAAAACTGCCTAGATATTGAGTTTGAGTTAGATGATATGAGCCAATTAAGAAGCTTGATCGCTAATATTCGACGGATGTTCGACCTTGATGTCGACATCAGCAAGGTTGAAGCTTTCTTTACCACCATTGACCCTAACTTGGTCGCTAAAAGCGGCATTCGCATTCCGGGTGTGTGGAGTGCTTGGGAGGCTGGAGTCAGAGCGATTCTCGGGCAGCAAGTCTCTGTAACGGCGGCGATTGGCCAGCTTAACTTGTTGGTAAGAGAGCTTTCTGGTTCAGATGAGAAAACTTACTTTCCGACACCCAAGCAAATAGCCGATGCTGATGTGAGTTTTTTAAGAATGCCGGGAAGCCGAAAGGAAACCTTGAAGCGTTTTGCTGAGTACATGGTCGATAACGAATCAGAGCATCCTTCTAAGTGGATTGACCTAAAGGGCATTGGACCTTGGACGATTCAATATGCGCTGCTTCGAGGGTTAAGCGAGCCTAACCACTTATTGGTTGGTGATTTGGTGGTGAAGAAGTTCATTGAGCATCGCCCTGCCATTAATGCGGAGAGCGTTTCACCTTGGGGAAGCTACGCAACGTTCCATTGTTGGAATCAATCTTAA